The DNA segment TACCTGAGGTTCATACTCATGTGTGAGAATCTTAATTGTCACTGCTGTATATCAAAGTTTTTTATACATAGACTTTGTCGGTTTTCGAATAATTGTTTGTTATTTTAGATTGTATTTCCGAAATACATTCGATATTATCAGAAGATGCAAACAGAAAAGAAGCAATCCTCCAATTCGGTGGGTCGGCCAAGAAGTATTAGCCGACAGAAAATCATTGATGCCGCCTTGTGCCTGGGTGGCGATAAAATCACTATGAAACAGGTGGCTGACGAGTTGGGTGTTGGTATCGCGACACTCTATAAGTACGTGGCCAATAAAGATGAACTGCAGCAGTTGGTAGTAGGCCAGCTATTGGCCAATCTCTCTTTACCCAAGCGCCGTGGGCGTCACCGTAGAGAGTACATACGGGATTTTTATCAGTCTTTATGTCAGGCAATGATCAGGCAGCCCAAGGTAATCAGCCAGTTAATGGAGGGCGGCTTTGGTGTTGAAACCAGTCAAAAGCTCAAATCTGATTTTACCCAGGAAATTCTCAACTCAGGCATGTCATCAGAGATGGCCGCACAGATTTATGTGGCCGTTTGCCAGGCATCCATTGGAGCAGCGGTTACAGAATTAGAATTAGAAGCTCAAAGACAAAGGCGTAGAAAAATTTCAAATAATGATTCTTCAAACCAGATCATAGCGAAAAATACTGGGAATTTTTTGATTGATGCATTACTCGAAAAAATTGACTCATCGATAGAGCTTTACGTGTAGTTTAGACAATAGCGTTTTTTATGGCGATCCAAATCCCTGATCGCACTTCACAACACTAAATCAACAATAGGTGAATACTATGAAAGACCAGA comes from the Microbulbifer sp. MI-G genome and includes:
- a CDS encoding TetR/AcrR family transcriptional regulator, producing MQTEKKQSSNSVGRPRSISRQKIIDAALCLGGDKITMKQVADELGVGIATLYKYVANKDELQQLVVGQLLANLSLPKRRGRHRREYIRDFYQSLCQAMIRQPKVISQLMEGGFGVETSQKLKSDFTQEILNSGMSSEMAAQIYVAVCQASIGAAVTELELEAQRQRRRKISNNDSSNQIIAKNTGNFLIDALLEKIDSSIELYV